TTAGTGCCAGAAAAGCGTGAAGAGTTAACCACAGAGGGGGGGTTAGAAGTGGCAGGGCAGCTAGATAAAATCACGGCTGCGGTTCAACGCTTAGAAGCCGTTGGCACGCAAGTGTCGTTATTTATTGATGCAGATAAAGCGCAAATTGATGCAGCAAAAGCATCGGGTGCACCTTATATTGAGATCCACACGGGCTGTTACGCTGACGCAACAACAGAAACCGAAGCTGAACAAGAGCTAGAGCGTATTCGCCAAGGCGTGCAATATGCTCATTCGATTGGTTTAAAAGTTAACGCAGGCCACGGATTGCATTATCACAATGTTAAACCTATTGCCGCTATGCCTGAGATCATCGAGCTGAACATTGGCCACGCTATTATTGCTAGAGCAGCAATTGATGGCCTAGCCAATGCAGTGGCTGACATGAAACGTTTAATGTTGGAAGCGAGAAGCTAAGCATGCCGATAATCGGTTTGGGAACGGATATAGCTGAAATCGCCCGCTTTGATAACAAACAATCAGAGCGCCTTGCTAAGCGCGTATTAACTAGCAATGAGTTAGTGCAGTATCAGCAACATGCCCAACCACACCGATTTCTTGCTAAACGCTTTGCTGCGAAAGAAGCCGCAAGCAAAGCGTTAGGAACAGGGATCGCTCAAGGAGTAACGTTTCATGATTTTGAAATTCACAATAATGAACTCGGTGCGCCTATTTTAACGGTGTCAGGCCAAGCGGCCCAAATTGCGCAAGCTAGGAGTCAATCTGCTGTTAGTTGGCTGTTGTCTCTTAGTGATGAGAAGCATTATACGGTGGCGACGGTTGTATTAGAGTCAGTCGGTTAAGCCTTACTAACCTTGAAACCCCTATACTTATTCAGAATATAAGCGAATTTTAAACGCCTCTCTAACGGTGAAATCTCATGTCTAAACCAGTTCAATCTATCCGTGATTTGCAGCCGAGCCGCTTATGGCATTGGTTTGCCGATATTTGTGCTATCCCACATCCATCAAAGTATGAAACACAACTAAAAAGCTATATTAGTCAATGGGCATCGCAACAGGGTATTGAATGGTTTGAGGATGAGATTGGTAACCTGATATTGCGTAAACCCGCAACAAAAGGCATGGCGCTACGTAAACCTGTGGTGATCCAAGCGCATTTAGATATGGTACCGCAAGCTAATGCGGATAATCCGCATGACTTTACCCGCGATCCCATTCTAACTGAGATAATTGCCGAAACAGAGCAAGGTAAAACTGACCTATGGGTGCGGGCTAAAGGCACTACATTGGGTTCTGATAACGGTATTGGTATGGCATCAGCCTTAGCGGTACTGGCAGCAGATGATATTGCTCATCCCGCTTTGGAAGTGCTGTTAACCGTCGATGAAGAAGCCGGTATGACGGGGGCATTTGGTTTACAAGCCGAAACCTTACAAGCCGAAGTGTTGATCAACACTGATTCTGAGCAAGAAGGCGAAGTTTACATGGGCTGTGCGGGTGGAGTTGATGCGAATTTTAGTTTGCCTGTGGAATATGAGCCCATCATGGCAGACGTTGTTTGGTATCGCTTAGCTATTTCAGGACTTCGTGGTGGTCATTCTGGGGTTAATATTGAATTAGGCCGTGCAAACGCCATTAAGTTGTTGGCGCGTTTCTTTTATCAAACGCAAACCGAGTTACAGCTGAGTATTGCGCAAGTAAAAGGCGGCTCGTTGCGCAATGCTATCCCGCGTGAAAGTCAGGCTATATTTGCTATCCCTAAGAACAAAGAAGCGTTGTTAAATTTGTCTTTATCTCGCTTTCAGGCTGAAATTCAACAAGAGTTTGGTCTAGCTGATCCTCATTGCCAAGTGCAACTAATAAAAAGTGAACCAGTTGATCAAGTGATAAGCCAGTCTAGTCAAAAACAACTCATTGCGCTACTGCATGCTTGCCCTAATGGAGTAATGCGTATGAGTGATGAGATCAGTGGCGTAGTTGAAACGTCAACTAATATGGGAGTGCTGTCCCAGAGTGAAAATGCGCTTGAACTATGTTGTTTAATTCGCTCACTGGATGATAGTGGCCGAGATAATTTAGCGACTCAACACCAAGCTTTAGCCGAACTAGCTGGAGCCGCGTTTACATTATCAGGCGCATATCCAGGTTGGAAGCCTAATAATGATTCGCCCATTATGGCGATAGTGCGTGATGTCTATGAAGATTTATATGGTCACAAACCTAAGGTTATGGTGATCCATGCAGGATTAGAATGCGGCTTATTTAAACAGCCTTATCCTGATATGGATATGGTGTCGATTGGCCCTACAATCCGCTACCCGCATTCACCTGATGAAAAAGTCAATGTGCGAACGGTAGAGCTTTATTGGCAGTTGTTATTGGCGTTACTAAAAAATATTCCAGAAAAAACGGGTTAAGCATTTAAACTTAGGGTAATAATTCAACCGGTTTAGTTACAGCGAGCTAATCTCGTTATGAATAACTGTAGAATGTACTTTCATTAGTATTACACTACACCGCTGATTTTATTAATCACTCTGCTAGCAGCAAAAAAACCAAACGTAGCAGTAACAACTGTACTGGCACCAAACCCAGATGCACAATCTAATTTAGCTGGGCCGCTATTATCGGTGACTTCAGGCTTTTGTAAACACACTTGACCGTCACTTGTTGGATAACGTAATTGCTCTGTTGAGAATATGGCTTCTACACCAAATTTTCGTTTCGGATTTTGGCTAAAGTTATTGTAGCGGCGCAAATGGCTTCGCACTTTGGCTAGCAGTGGATCTTGAATGGTTTTGGCAAGATCACCTATTTGGATCTGCGTTGGGTCAATTTGCCCACCGGCGCCGCCTATGGTTACTATTTTAACTTTATTACGCTTACACCAAGCTATCATGGCGGCTTTAGCTTTGACACTGTCTGTCGCATCAATCACATAATCAAAATCCGTTGTGAAGACTTCTCTAACATTGTCGCTCGTTACAAAATCCTCAATTTGATTGACGTGACAGTCTGGATTAATAAGATTGACTCTTTGTGCCATGGCTTCTACTTTATCTTTACCAAAGTTTCCACTATGGGCGTGAATTTGGCGGTTGGTGTTAGACACACAAATATCATCTAAATCAAACAAGCTTAGCTGGCCAATAGCTGTGCGAGCGAGTGCTTCGACTATCCATGAGCCTACCCCGCCCATACCGACAACTGCTACGTGAGCGCGCTGTAGTTTTTCAATACCTTGTTGACCATATAAGCGGCTAGTGCCGCCAAAGCGATTTTCAAATGTGTCGGGTCGCATGCTGTAAATTTCACTCAATTTTGGGGCGCGCAGTATATTAAATATGTCGGCTGAATACTAATTTCGCTACACTGTGCTTAATTTAGCTTTAGGTAATAATAAAATGATTATCGATTTCAATCAGTTATCCGCTAACAATATTTATCATGTCATGACGCAAAGCGTAGTACCGCGACCGATTGCATGGGTGTTGTCAGAAAATGAATCTAATGGATATAACTTAGCTCCTTTTTCTTACTTTACGGCAATAAGTAGTGCGCCACCTATTTTAATGTATTCGACAGGTAAAAAAACTAATGGTGAACGCAAAGACTCGTTTCGTAATGTGGTTGAACGAAAAAATTTAGTGATCCATATCGCACATGCTGATCTGGCGCAACAAGTGACACAATCAGCATCTAGCTTAGATTATGATGAATCTGAATTAACGCTAACTAATCTGGAAGTGACAGAATTTGCCGGCAGCCCATTACCACGAGTCACACAAGCGAAAATAGCTTTTGCCTGTGAGCTGTATCAAACCCAAGAAATAGGCGATACGCCAATGCAGTTGGTGTTTGCCAAAGTTAATCAAGTGTATGTCGATGATGAAATAGTGACTTTAGATGACAAACAGCGTGTCAAAATAAATGCCTTGCAACTTGACCCATTAGCTCGCTTGGGGGCTAACGAATATGCTGATCTTGGGCAAGTATTTAAGTCAGATCGTCCTAAGTAACCTCAACTCTGGATAATAAATCCGTTTCTGGAGGCTATTTGAACCAATTACTGCGTTAAGTTTACTTGCAATAGGCTAGCTATTGACGCGTAAACTTGCCTTGTTCTTGGCTCAAATTTCTCTCCAGAAATAAAAAAGACCTATTGCTGGGTGTCAAAAGTTGTTAACTAACTGAAATTAATGATAAAAATATAGTATCGTCGCAATTCTTAACCAGAGTTGAGGTTAAGTAAATTGTTTTACCCTAATGCATGTTGAGGTTTTTCGGTATTAAAACCTGTTGTCTTGGCTTAACCCCAGATCGCTTTGACTATAATAAAGAATGAATCAGTTTAATTGTTGCGTGTTATGTAGTTTAAAAATGGCATTGAAAAGCATAAAATCGCGGCAATTTTGCAAGTAAAGGTTTAAGTTGTGAGTCAAGCAATCAAAGTCGGTATTTTCGGTGCGAATGGCCGCATGGGACGAGCGTTAATTGAAGCCGCCCATAATAATGAAGACGCAGATATAGCGCATGCATTAGTGAGAGAGTCATCTAGCTTTAAAGGGATTGATGCCGGTCAAGTTGCCGGTATTGGTAATATTGATTCAGCACTAACGACAATTAAAGCGATAGATGAACTTGCAGACGTGTATATCGATTTCACGTTACCTGAAGCCTGCATGAATAACTTAGCTTGGTGTGTCGAAAACAAAAAGCCGGTTGTTATTGGCACAACGGGCTTATCAAAAGAACAACTTGCAAAAATTGATGAGGCAGCCTGTCAAATTCCAGTAGTTTTTGCTGCTAATATGAGTGTTGGTGTTAATTTATTAGTTAACCTGCTCAAAACGACGGCTAAAGTCATGGGGCAACATTCAGATATTGAAATTTGGGAAGCGCACCATAGGTTTAAAAAAGATGCGCCATCAGGTACCGCTTTAATGCTAGGTAAAGCCATTGCTGATGAATTAGATCGAGATTTAGATAAAGTGTCGGTTTATGGACGAGAAGGGGATACCGGTGAGCGTGATCGTGAAACGATTGGCTTTGCGACCATTCGAGCCGGCGATATTGTTGGTGAGCATACCGCTTTGTTTGCCGATATTGGTGAGCGGATTGAAATCACACACAAAGCGTCAAGTCGCTTAACTTTTGCTAAAGGTGCTGTGCGTGCAGCAATTTGGTTAAAAGATAAATCTACTCGATTATATGATATGCAAGATGTGTTAGGTCTAAAAGACTAGTTATATTATCGAAAGATATAAATCTACAAGTTGAAAAATAGCCTGTTGGTTATAACTTATTTGCTATTTTTAAAGGTTTTGTGTTGATAATCTACACAAAACCTTTTTTTTAGGCTTTTTCTAAATTTATCTAGCTAAAGCTCAGTAGATAAACTAGAATACGCAAGATTTACCTTATACAAAATTTAGTTGGCTTTTTTTGAGCTATACTTTGAACTTTTATTAAGCGGGTAGTCCATATTAGGAGCCCGTTTTTTACTATTCAGGAGGTCGTTTTGGCTAAAACCGCCCTGCTGGTACTAGAAGATGGTACTGTGTTTAAAGGCACTTCTATAGGTGCTGAAGGCGTTTCTGTTGGTGAAGTTGTATTTAATACTTCGATGACAGGTTATCAAGAGATCTTAACCGATCCTTCTTATGCAGAGCAGATTGTGACTCTGACATACCCTCATATCGGTAATACGGGTACAAACGAAGAAGATGAAGAATCTTCACAAATCTGGGCTAAGGGCCTAGTCATTCGTGATTTGCCTCTATTAGCGTCTAACTTTCGTAATCAACAAAATCTAAGTGAATACTTAGCTGAGCGTAATATCGTAGCAATAGCTGATATTGATACGCGTAAGTTGACACGTATTTTGCGTGAAAAAGGTGCGCAAAACGGTTGTTTGATTACAGGTACTGACGACGCGACTGACGCTCTTGAACAAGCCAAAGCGTTTCCGGGCCTTAAAGGTATGGATTTAGCTAAAGAAG
This genomic window from Saccharobesus litoralis contains:
- the pdxJ gene encoding pyridoxine 5'-phosphate synthase → MKDILLGVNIDHIATIRNARGTHYPDPVHAAAVAEHAGADGITVHLREDRRHIKDRDVNLLKDTLATRMNLEMAVTEEMLAIAENIKPAFCCLVPEKREELTTEGGLEVAGQLDKITAAVQRLEAVGTQVSLFIDADKAQIDAAKASGAPYIEIHTGCYADATTETEAEQELERIRQGVQYAHSIGLKVNAGHGLHYHNVKPIAAMPEIIELNIGHAIIARAAIDGLANAVADMKRLMLEARS
- the acpS gene encoding holo-ACP synthase — its product is MPIIGLGTDIAEIARFDNKQSERLAKRVLTSNELVQYQQHAQPHRFLAKRFAAKEAASKALGTGIAQGVTFHDFEIHNNELGAPILTVSGQAAQIAQARSQSAVSWLLSLSDEKHYTVATVVLESVG
- a CDS encoding flavin reductase family protein: MIIDFNQLSANNIYHVMTQSVVPRPIAWVLSENESNGYNLAPFSYFTAISSAPPILMYSTGKKTNGERKDSFRNVVERKNLVIHIAHADLAQQVTQSASSLDYDESELTLTNLEVTEFAGSPLPRVTQAKIAFACELYQTQEIGDTPMQLVFAKVNQVYVDDEIVTLDDKQRVKINALQLDPLARLGANEYADLGQVFKSDRPK
- a CDS encoding aminoacyl-histidine dipeptidase, producing MSKPVQSIRDLQPSRLWHWFADICAIPHPSKYETQLKSYISQWASQQGIEWFEDEIGNLILRKPATKGMALRKPVVIQAHLDMVPQANADNPHDFTRDPILTEIIAETEQGKTDLWVRAKGTTLGSDNGIGMASALAVLAADDIAHPALEVLLTVDEEAGMTGAFGLQAETLQAEVLINTDSEQEGEVYMGCAGGVDANFSLPVEYEPIMADVVWYRLAISGLRGGHSGVNIELGRANAIKLLARFFYQTQTELQLSIAQVKGGSLRNAIPRESQAIFAIPKNKEALLNLSLSRFQAEIQQEFGLADPHCQVQLIKSEPVDQVISQSSQKQLIALLHACPNGVMRMSDEISGVVETSTNMGVLSQSENALELCCLIRSLDDSGRDNLATQHQALAELAGAAFTLSGAYPGWKPNNDSPIMAIVRDVYEDLYGHKPKVMVIHAGLECGLFKQPYPDMDMVSIGPTIRYPHSPDEKVNVRTVELYWQLLLALLKNIPEKTG
- the tcdA gene encoding tRNA cyclic N6-threonylcarbamoyladenosine(37) synthase TcdA: MRPDTFENRFGGTSRLYGQQGIEKLQRAHVAVVGMGGVGSWIVEALARTAIGQLSLFDLDDICVSNTNRQIHAHSGNFGKDKVEAMAQRVNLINPDCHVNQIEDFVTSDNVREVFTTDFDYVIDATDSVKAKAAMIAWCKRNKVKIVTIGGAGGQIDPTQIQIGDLAKTIQDPLLAKVRSHLRRYNNFSQNPKRKFGVEAIFSTEQLRYPTSDGQVCLQKPEVTDNSGPAKLDCASGFGASTVVTATFGFFAASRVINKISGVV
- the dapB gene encoding 4-hydroxy-tetrahydrodipicolinate reductase: MKVGIFGANGRMGRALIEAAHNNEDADIAHALVRESSSFKGIDAGQVAGIGNIDSALTTIKAIDELADVYIDFTLPEACMNNLAWCVENKKPVVIGTTGLSKEQLAKIDEAACQIPVVFAANMSVGVNLLVNLLKTTAKVMGQHSDIEIWEAHHRFKKDAPSGTALMLGKAIADELDRDLDKVSVYGREGDTGERDRETIGFATIRAGDIVGEHTALFADIGERIEITHKASSRLTFAKGAVRAAIWLKDKSTRLYDMQDVLGLKD